A genomic region of Cannabis sativa cultivar Pink pepper isolate KNU-18-1 chromosome 1, ASM2916894v1, whole genome shotgun sequence contains the following coding sequences:
- the LOC115705494 gene encoding uncharacterized protein LOC115705494 codes for MSDKPPLKLLSAQEWETLIEDFQFGGARRGKWNAAYAIIPSLLDQALSCILRRDFSSKLSIILFLEEFADSLFGVDDDGESNSRENSLLRVIDTLRSFLQTPVDGVSVGISLKEQMMVSVTSILISLETCSDRIPVRLLEGLVELLLMVVNRPNHGPDRQIRVVACECLRELEQAYPCLLSEIVGHLWSLCQNERTHACQSYILLFTSVVRNIVAHKLSVSILSNSVPLVPFSVPQVLLSGFGSVKEGSAGLNFKELRRALAFLLEWPQVLTPCAMMEFLAMIMPVAVALELQASMLKVQFFGMIYSFDPMLCHVVLMMYSQFLDAFDGQEGEIARRLMLVSRETQHSLVFRLLALHWLLGFNELLLKRDARKTKSLVDMNLNFYPSVFDPLALKAMKLDMLAFCSVCLDIINIETGLVGGESNGKTVVKLFQDGLVSVSAFKWLPAESTETALAFRTFRKFLIGASSHSDTDPSTTRTLMESTIFHTVQGMLVDVILQCQRLVPVIVALIDRLLSCQKHQWLGERLLQTFDEHLFLKVKIDYKLVTCFPMFDRIAENDTIPPRRLLELLTSFMVFLVDKHGPDTGLKTWSQGSKVLSICRTLLLHHKSSRLFLGLSRLLAFACLYFPDLEVRDNARIYLRMLICVPGNKLRNMLNLGEQYLGISPSPPTSYFNVQSPRSSHNVKTPRNISSFVHLERLIPLLVKQSWSLSLSSFTIGSNKSGYIEDIRDAEPIIEEEEIGGDSTIQILPEKDRIDHPPEPLRVMDSKISEILGRLRRHFSCIPDFRNMAGLKVRISCSLRFESEPFNRTCEVNLPAGGLDSVDTLPAMYATVLNFSSSAAYGSIPSYHIPFLLGEPPKNANISDQIVALDIVPLENGSGEDRRFRASVMIELEPREPTPGLVDVSIETNAENGQIVRGQLQGITVGIEDMFLKAIIPPDVQEDEIPGYYSELFNALWEACGTSNTGRETFPLKGGKGIAAINGTRSVKLLEVPALSLVQSVEKYLASFVVSVSGEPLITLVKDGGIIRDIIWEDMASPDDSDSRADFERGPLHLTYIEDAGERESIINISKRNLGSFLVLIFLPPRFHLLFQMEVSDFSTLVRIRTDHWPCLAYIDDYLEALFLA; via the exons ATGTCTGATAAGCCGCCTTTGAAGCTTCTCTCAGCTCAAGAATGGGAGACCCTAATCGAAGATTTCCAGTTCGGCGGTGCACGTCGCGGAAAGTGGAACGCAGCCTATGCTATCATCCCTTCCCTCCTGGATCAAGCTCTCTCATGTATTCTCAGGCGGGACTTCTCTTCTAAGCTTTCCATCATTCTTTTCCTTGAAGAGTTTGCTGACTCGCTCTTTGGGGTTGACGATGATGGCGAGTCCAATTCCAGGGAAAATTCTCTCCTTCGTGTTATTGATACTCTCCGTTCCTTTCTCCAAACCCCGGTGGATGGAGTCTCTGTGGGAATCTCTCTTAAAGAGCAAATGATGGTCTCTGTGACCTCGATTTTGATCTCGCTCGAAACCTGTTCCGATCGAATCCCGGTGAGGCTCTTAGAGGGGTTGGTAGAGTTGCTTTTGATGGTTGTTAATAGGCCTAATCATGGGCCTGATAGGCAGATTCGGGTGGTCGCCTGTGAATGCCTCCGAGAGTTGGAACAAGCTTACCCTTGTTTGCTCTCGGAGATTGTTGGCCACTTGTGGAGCCTCTGCCAGAACGAGCGGACTCATGCTTGCCAGAGCTACATTCTCCTGTTCACTTCTGTGGTTCGTAACATCGTTGCCCATAAGCTGAGTGTTTCCATCCTGAGTAATTCTGTGCCTTTGGTCCCGTTTAGCGTGCCGCAGGTTCTGCTGAGTGGTTTTGGTTCAGTCAAGGAGGGCTCTGCCGGGTTGAACTTCAAGGAGCTGAGGAGGGCTTTGGCTTTTTTGCTCGAGTGGCCGCAGGTTTTGACTCCTTGTGCTATGATGGAGTTCTTGGCCATGATTATGCCGGTGGCAGTGGCTTTGGAATTGCAGGCATCAATGTTAAAGGTGCAGTTTTTTGGAATGATTTATTCGTTTGATCCTATGCTGTGCCACGTTGTTTTGATGATGTACTCCCAATTTTTAGACGCTTTTGACGGGCAGGAAGGCGAGATTGCCCGTAGGCTTATGTTGGTTTCTAGAGAAACACAACATTCGTTGGTATTTCGATTGCTGGCTCTTCATTGGTTGTTGGGTTTCAATGAATTACTGCTGAAAAGAGATGCTAGGAAAACGAAGTCACTTGTTGATATGAATCTAAACTTCTATCCTAGTGTGTTTGATCCCCTTGCTCTTAAAGCCATGAAGCTTGACATGCTTGCTTTCTGTTCCGTTTGTCTTGATATCATAAATATAGAGACTGGGTTGGTTGGGGGTGAGAGCAATGGAAAGACAGTGGTGAAGCTATTTCAAGATGGCCTTGTCTCTGTGTCAGCCTTTAAATGGCTGCCTGCCGAGAGCACTGAAACTGCACTGGCCTTTCGTACCTTCCGTAAGTTCTTGATTGGCGCGTCATCTCATTCTGACACCGATCCTTCCACCACAAGAACTCTGATGGAGTCAACCATCTTTCATACTGTGCAG ggAATGCTAGTAGATGTGATATTGCAGTGTCAGAGATTGGTTCCAGTGATTGTTGCTTTGATTGATCGCCTTTTGAGCTGTCAAAAGCACCAGTGGTTGGGAGAGAGGCTGCTTCAGACTTTTGATGAGCACTTATTCTTAAAAGTCAAGATAGATTACAAGTTGGTTACATGCTTCCCTATGTTTGATAGAATTGCTGAAAATGATACAATCCCTCCTCGACGACTGTTGGAACTTCTTACTAGTTTCATGGTGTTCCTTGTTGATAAACATGGCCCGGATACAGGATTAAAAACCTGGTCTCAGGGGAGCAAAGTTCTTAGCATTTGTCGAACACTGCTGTTGCACCACAAAAGCTCTAGATTGTTTCTTGGGCTATCTCGTCTTCTTGCATTTGCTTGCCTTTATTTCCCTGATTTGGAAGTTCGTGACAATGCAAG GATCTACCTTCGGATGCTTATCTGCGTCCCTGGAAATAAGCTTAGGAATATGCTTAACCTTGGGGAACAGTACCTTGGAATTTCTCCCTCTCCACCGACTTCATATTTTAATGTTCAATCTCCTCGGTCTAGTCATAATGTCAAGACACCAAGAAATATATCATCCTTTGTCCACCTAGAGCGCTTGATTCCCCTACTAGTCAAACAATCATGGTCCTTGTCTTTGTCATCTTTTACTATTGGAAGCAATAAGTCTGGCTATATAGAGGACATCAGGGACGCAGAGCCCATAATAGAGGAGGAGGAAATTGGTGGTGATAGTACTATCCAGATTTTACCCGAAAAAGATAGGATTGATCACCCACCCGAGCCATTGCGTGTGATGGATTCAAAGATTTCTGAGATTTTAGGAAGATTAAGAAGGCATTTTTCATGCATTCCCGATTTTAGAAATATGGCAGGGCTTAAAGTTAGAATATCCTGTAGTTTGAGGTTTGAATCTGAGCCTTTTAACCGCACATGCGAAGTAAATTTACCAGCTGGTGGTTTGGATTCAGTAGACACCCTTCCTGCTATGTATGCAACGGTCCTCAATTTTTCATCCTCTGCAGCTTATGGGTCTATTCCATCATATCATATACCTTTTCTTCTTGGTGAACCTCCAAAAAATGCTAACATCTCTGATCAAATCGTTGCATTAGACATTGTTCCTTTAGAAAATGGTTCTGGAGAAGACAGAAGGTTTAGAGCGTCTGTAATGATTGAATTGGAACCGAGGGAGCCAACGCCTGGTCTGGTTGATGTTTCAATTGAAACAAATGCAGAAAATGGTCAGATTGTTCGTGGTCAGCTTCAGGGTATCACTGTTGGAATAGAAGACATGTTTCTCAAGGCTATTATACCACCTGATGTCCAGGAAGATGAAATACCTGGCTATTACTCAGAATTGTTCAATGCTCTCTGGGAAGCATGTGGTACTAGCAATACTGGAAGGGAGACCTTTCCATTAAAGGGCGGGAAAGGTATTGCAGCCATTAATGGGACTCGATCAGTGAAGTTGCTCGAAGTCCCTGCTCTATCTTTGGTTCAGTCTGTGGAGAAGTACCTGGCTTCATTTGTTGTGAGTGTAAGCGGAGAACCACTCATCACTCTTGTGAAGGATGGGGGAATTATTAGGGACATCATTTGGGAAGATATGGCTTCGCCTGATGATAGCGACTCGAGGGCTGATTTTGAGAGAGGCCCTCTTCATCTTACATATATTGAGGATGCTGGTGAAAGGGAAAGCATCATCAATATCAGTAAAAGAAACTTGGGTAGTTTTTTGGTTTTGATATTTCTTCCACCAAGGTTTCATCTCCTCTTCCAAATGGAAGTAAGCGATTTTTCAACTTTGGTGCGAATTCGAACTGATCATTGGCCTTGCTTGGCATATATAGATGATTATTTAGAGGCCTTATTTTTGGCATAG